One genomic segment of Chitinophaga sancti includes these proteins:
- a CDS encoding LutC/YkgG family protein — MKVSPAKENILKRVRNALSQSVPLPFPNSEGNNSVFVKEHEGLEMKFAEEFARLQGKFVFCTSKAELLENLQALAVTREWSDIICQTPSLIKDLQLNQLSGLNKGDMHSANAAITDCEMLVARTGTIVLSAAQPSGRALSVYTPVHLVIAYTHQLVFDLKDAIARMKEKYQGNLPSSIHFASGPSRTADIEKTLVVGIHGPKEVYVFLVDE; from the coding sequence ATGAAAGTATCTCCTGCCAAGGAAAATATTCTCAAAAGAGTAAGAAATGCATTAAGCCAGTCGGTGCCGTTGCCCTTCCCTAACTCGGAGGGCAACAACTCTGTCTTCGTGAAGGAACATGAAGGACTGGAAATGAAATTTGCAGAAGAATTTGCCCGCTTGCAGGGCAAATTCGTTTTTTGTACCAGTAAGGCCGAACTGCTGGAAAACCTGCAGGCACTGGCCGTCACCAGGGAATGGTCAGATATCATCTGCCAGACCCCGTCACTGATCAAAGATCTGCAGCTGAATCAACTGTCTGGCCTGAACAAAGGTGATATGCACTCTGCCAACGCAGCCATCACTGACTGCGAAATGCTGGTAGCCCGCACAGGTACTATCGTACTCAGCGCAGCACAGCCTTCAGGAAGAGCACTGTCAGTATATACACCTGTACATTTGGTGATCGCTTATACTCATCAGCTGGTGTTTGACCTGAAAGATGCCATCGCAAGAATGAAGGAGAAATATCAGGGAAACCTCCCCTCCTCTATTCACTTTGCCTCTGGTCCAAGCCGCACGGCAGACATTGAGAAAACACTGGTAGTAGGTATACATGGTCCGAAAGAAGTGTATGTATTTCTGGTAGATGAATAA
- the ftsH gene encoding ATP-dependent zinc metalloprotease FtsH: MERGNNFNKGSDKSPKKGPKFNIYWVYAFIGIALLAMNWFPFNPPPRDISWQEFQLDYLKPGDVDKLVVVNKKSVEVYIKRDRLNEPKFDKVSKGNLGRVNQGPHYRFTIGSEESFKTDMDKAQANTPLEDQVKVTYEDRQGWFEPFIQLLLPLVLLIGLWILLMRKMGGPAGGSGGPGGIFNIGKSKATLFDKGTRVNITFSDVAGLDEAKVEVMEIVDFLKNPKKYTALGGKIPKGALLVGPPGTGKTLLAKAMAGEAQVPFFSMSGSDFVELFVGVGASRVRDLFKQAREKAPCIIFIDEIDAIGRARGKNVMMSNDERENTLNQLLVEMDGFGTDSGIIILAATNRPDVLDSALLRPGRFDRQISIDKPDLAGREAIFDVHLKPIKTSPILDIKKLASMTPGFAGADIANVCNEAALIAARKGKTEVEMDDFNDAVDRVIGGLEKKNKIISPEEKEIIAYHEAGHAICGWYLEHANPLVKVTIVPRGVAALGYAQYLPKEQYLYNTEQLMDDICMTLGGRAVEDIVFGKVSTGAQNDLQVITRMAYAMVTVYGMNDKVGNVSFYDPNSDQSFTKPYSEETAKMIDEEVRALIEKAYQRTKALLSDKIDNVRVLAGELLKKEVLYQADLERLIGRRPYDVHREHLAAHEGMTTDGVHPSDLINPSPATANA, encoded by the coding sequence ATGGAAAGAGGCAACAACTTCAACAAGGGGTCAGACAAATCGCCTAAAAAAGGACCAAAGTTCAATATATACTGGGTCTATGCCTTTATAGGTATTGCCCTGCTGGCAATGAACTGGTTTCCCTTTAACCCACCGCCCAGGGATATAAGCTGGCAGGAATTCCAGCTGGATTACCTGAAACCAGGTGATGTAGATAAGCTGGTGGTTGTAAATAAGAAATCAGTAGAGGTTTACATAAAGAGAGACCGTCTTAATGAACCCAAATTTGACAAAGTATCTAAAGGCAACCTGGGGCGTGTGAACCAGGGTCCTCATTACCGTTTTACTATCGGTAGTGAAGAAAGCTTCAAGACTGATATGGACAAGGCACAGGCCAATACCCCACTGGAAGACCAGGTGAAAGTTACCTACGAAGACAGGCAGGGTTGGTTTGAACCCTTCATTCAATTACTGTTACCATTGGTACTGCTTATTGGCCTCTGGATCCTGCTGATGCGTAAAATGGGTGGACCTGCCGGTGGCAGTGGTGGCCCAGGCGGCATCTTCAATATCGGAAAGTCCAAAGCAACCCTCTTCGACAAGGGTACCCGTGTCAACATCACCTTTAGTGATGTAGCCGGTCTCGACGAAGCAAAGGTAGAAGTAATGGAAATCGTAGACTTCCTGAAGAATCCGAAAAAATACACCGCCCTCGGCGGTAAAATACCAAAGGGTGCACTACTGGTAGGCCCTCCGGGTACTGGTAAGACCCTGCTGGCCAAAGCAATGGCAGGTGAAGCACAGGTACCATTCTTCTCTATGTCCGGTTCTGACTTCGTAGAACTGTTCGTGGGTGTGGGTGCCAGCCGTGTACGTGACCTGTTCAAACAAGCCCGTGAAAAAGCACCATGTATCATCTTCATCGATGAAATTGATGCGATCGGTCGTGCCAGAGGTAAAAACGTAATGATGAGCAACGATGAGCGTGAAAACACCCTCAACCAACTGCTGGTAGAAATGGATGGTTTCGGTACCGACAGTGGTATTATCATCCTCGCTGCTACCAACCGTCCGGATGTACTGGATAGTGCGCTGCTGCGTCCAGGACGTTTTGACCGTCAGATCTCTATCGATAAGCCGGATCTGGCTGGTCGTGAGGCGATCTTCGATGTGCATCTGAAACCAATCAAGACTTCTCCAATCCTCGATATCAAGAAACTGGCTTCCATGACTCCGGGTTTTGCCGGCGCCGATATTGCCAACGTATGTAACGAAGCAGCCCTGATCGCTGCCCGTAAAGGCAAGACGGAAGTAGAAATGGATGACTTTAACGATGCCGTAGACAGGGTAATCGGTGGTCTGGAAAAGAAAAACAAGATCATCTCTCCCGAAGAGAAAGAGATTATCGCATACCATGAAGCAGGTCACGCTATTTGTGGCTGGTACCTGGAGCATGCTAATCCGCTGGTGAAAGTAACAATCGTTCCCCGTGGTGTAGCTGCACTTGGATATGCACAATACTTACCGAAAGAACAATACCTCTATAACACCGAACAGCTGATGGACGATATCTGTATGACCCTGGGTGGCCGCGCAGTAGAAGACATCGTATTCGGTAAAGTATCAACCGGTGCCCAGAATGACCTGCAGGTGATCACCCGTATGGCCTATGCAATGGTAACCGTATATGGTATGAACGATAAAGTTGGTAACGTATCCTTCTACGATCCAAACAGTGATCAGTCTTTCACCAAGCCTTACTCTGAAGAGACGGCAAAAATGATTGACGAAGAAGTACGTGCCCTGATCGAAAAAGCTTACCAGCGTACCAAAGCGCTATTGTCTGATAAAATCGACAATGTAAGAGTGCTGGCTGGTGAACTGCTTAAAAAAGAAGTATTGTACCAGGCAGATCTGGAAAGACTGATCGGCAGACGTCCTTACGATGTACACAGAGAGCACCTGGCTGCTCACGAAGGTATGACAACTGACGGTGTGCATCCTAGTGATCTGATCAATCCTTCACCAGCTACTGCTAATGCGTAA
- the rsfS gene encoding ribosome silencing factor → MAPLTVLSTRKKALTRLSRESEIFSTIIKAIQEKKGENIVSLDLRQIPEAVADFFVICEANSNTQVRAIADFVEDQVQKHTGETPYKHEGFTAQQWILVDYVNVVVHVFQPETRRFYGLEDMWSDAERMEHNETN, encoded by the coding sequence TTGGCACCCTTAACCGTTCTGAGTACGAGAAAGAAAGCGCTTACGCGCCTGAGTAGAGAAAGCGAGATTTTTTCCACCATCATCAAGGCCATCCAGGAAAAAAAGGGAGAAAACATAGTTTCCCTGGATCTGCGCCAGATTCCTGAAGCTGTGGCTGATTTCTTTGTTATATGTGAGGCTAACTCCAACACACAGGTGCGGGCTATTGCTGACTTCGTGGAAGATCAGGTGCAAAAGCATACAGGAGAAACCCCTTACAAACATGAGGGTTTTACCGCACAACAATGGATTCTTGTAGATTATGTGAATGTTGTGGTGCATGTATTCCAACCGGAAACCAGGCGATTTTATGGCCTGGAAGATATGTGGAGTGATGCCGAACGAATGGAGCATAATGAGACTAACTAA
- a CDS encoding biotin--[acetyl-CoA-carboxylase] ligase translates to MTGQPFFILDSVDSTNNYAMEQVNTGLVTSGTAWFAMEQTAGKGQRGKQWSSPKGENIALTIALQPTMLPLSRQFLLSAAVALGAADFFAKYAGDETAIKWSNDIYWRDRKAAGILIENVLRGNTWQYAITGIGFNINQASFPPHLPNPVSLKQITGKNWDSVELAQDLCTFLHKRFEQIHPAHYNDLLEEYKSKLVRMNKPGLYRKDGEIFEGIIRNVLPDGKLCLEKAGNILELGFGEIEFIFPK, encoded by the coding sequence ATGACAGGACAGCCTTTCTTCATCTTAGATTCAGTAGACAGCACCAATAACTATGCCATGGAGCAGGTAAATACGGGCCTGGTGACATCCGGTACAGCCTGGTTTGCAATGGAACAAACTGCGGGAAAAGGACAGCGTGGAAAGCAATGGTCATCGCCCAAAGGTGAAAACATCGCTCTGACGATAGCGCTACAACCCACTATGCTACCACTTTCCAGGCAGTTTTTGCTGAGCGCGGCAGTAGCACTCGGTGCTGCCGATTTCTTTGCAAAATATGCTGGTGATGAGACAGCTATTAAATGGAGTAATGATATTTATTGGCGTGACAGAAAGGCAGCAGGTATTTTGATTGAAAATGTACTACGTGGCAATACATGGCAATATGCCATAACAGGTATCGGGTTCAACATCAATCAGGCTTCTTTCCCGCCACATTTACCGAATCCGGTGTCACTCAAACAAATAACCGGGAAGAATTGGGATTCAGTAGAGTTAGCTCAGGATCTGTGCACGTTTCTGCACAAGAGATTTGAACAAATACACCCTGCTCATTATAATGATTTGCTGGAAGAATATAAGAGCAAACTGGTACGTATGAACAAACCCGGCCTTTATCGCAAGGATGGGGAGATTTTCGAAGGCATCATCAGAAATGTACTGCCAGATGGAAAATTATGCCTTGAAAAAGCAGGAAATATCTTAGAGCTCGGATTTGGGGAGATCGAATTTATTTTTCCTAAGTGA
- a CDS encoding translation initiation factor, producing the protein MSKKRNSGGGIVYSTDPNFTPAFSEEQSEMNTLPPAQQQLRVKLDTKQRAGKVVTLVDGFVGKDEDLQKLGKDLKTKCGTGGSAKDGQILIQGDYKEKVIKWLQDWGYKAK; encoded by the coding sequence ATGTCCAAAAAGAGAAATAGCGGCGGCGGGATCGTTTATTCCACAGATCCCAATTTTACACCAGCCTTTAGTGAGGAGCAGTCAGAAATGAACACCCTCCCTCCTGCTCAGCAACAGTTACGTGTAAAACTAGATACGAAGCAGCGTGCAGGAAAAGTAGTGACGCTGGTAGATGGCTTTGTAGGGAAAGATGAAGACCTGCAAAAACTGGGCAAGGACCTTAAAACAAAATGTGGCACCGGTGGCAGTGCAAAAGATGGGCAGATCCTGATCCAGGGTGATTACAAAGAGAAAGTGATCAAATGGTTGCAGGATTGGGGGTATAAAGCCAAATAA
- a CDS encoding diacylglycerol kinase family protein yields the protein MRKILFIINRKAGTDREKRLEGVIRRYLTPKAFQVEIKHLEYLGHGADLSREAVSHGVDTVVAVGGDGSINEIAQGLVGTDTALAVIPLGSGNGLARALKIPLKVPLALELIANGKRKPIDIGYANEHLFLSNAGVGFDALIADQFRNTKKRGLWGYAKLVISSFNKYKGPSYKINIDGQQLEQRAFMFTVANGNQFGYEFKLAPNASVFDGNLDVCVVPPMPFFGLVPLGFFSLMGNIDKTSYMNHYMGKQILVKSPELVHLQVDGDAVPLTSQGEVLFRVEPASLQVIVA from the coding sequence TTGAGAAAGATATTATTTATCATCAACCGGAAAGCCGGTACGGACAGAGAGAAGCGACTAGAAGGTGTGATCCGGCGATACCTGACACCTAAGGCCTTTCAAGTAGAAATAAAACACCTGGAATACCTGGGGCATGGTGCTGACCTCTCCCGCGAAGCTGTCTCCCACGGCGTAGATACAGTGGTAGCAGTAGGTGGAGATGGCTCCATCAATGAAATTGCACAGGGACTGGTGGGCACTGATACCGCGCTCGCCGTGATACCGCTGGGAAGTGGTAATGGTCTGGCCAGGGCGCTGAAGATTCCGCTAAAAGTGCCTTTGGCACTGGAACTAATCGCCAATGGAAAGCGCAAACCTATTGACATTGGTTATGCCAACGAACACCTATTTCTTAGCAATGCCGGCGTAGGCTTTGATGCGCTCATTGCCGACCAGTTCAGAAATACGAAGAAGAGAGGATTGTGGGGCTATGCCAAACTGGTGATCAGCAGTTTCAACAAATACAAAGGACCTTCCTATAAAATCAATATTGATGGGCAGCAACTGGAGCAAAGAGCATTTATGTTCACAGTAGCCAATGGTAATCAGTTTGGATATGAGTTCAAACTGGCGCCAAACGCAAGTGTCTTCGATGGCAACCTGGATGTTTGTGTGGTGCCACCAATGCCTTTCTTTGGATTAGTACCATTGGGTTTCTTTTCACTGATGGGCAATATCGACAAGACCAGTTACATGAACCATTACATGGGTAAGCAAATCCTGGTCAAAAGTCCGGAACTTGTCCATTTGCAGGTAGATGGAGATGCAGTTCCACTTACCAGTCAGGGAGAGGTGCTCTTCAGGGTAGAACCCGCTTCCCTGCAGGTGATTGTTGCATAA
- the nadC gene encoding carboxylating nicotinate-nucleotide diphosphorylase, which translates to MLQEPALTNLIRNALAEDIGDGDHSTLACIPANAKGGARLKIKENGILAGMEVATTIFHLLDPETVFTPLKKDGEVMTSGETAFEVHASVHTLLMAERLVLNCMQRMSGIATLTNQYVQRLSGYHTKLLDTRKTTPNFRLLEKEAVKIGGGVNHRMGLYDMVMLKDNHIDFAGGITAAVNRTVAYLEENGLPLQIEVETRNLDDVKEALTVGKIHRIMLDNFTPAQLHQALLLIDGKYETEASGGINLDTIEEYAKTGVDFVSAGAVIHHAVSLDLSLKAI; encoded by the coding sequence ATGTTACAGGAACCAGCATTAACAAACCTTATTCGCAACGCACTGGCAGAAGATATCGGAGACGGAGACCACTCTACCCTCGCATGTATACCGGCAAATGCCAAAGGGGGTGCCAGGTTGAAGATAAAAGAGAATGGCATTTTAGCAGGAATGGAGGTAGCTACTACCATTTTCCACCTGCTGGACCCTGAAACCGTATTTACTCCCCTTAAGAAAGATGGTGAAGTGATGACCTCCGGCGAAACGGCCTTTGAAGTGCATGCTTCCGTACATACCCTGCTCATGGCCGAAAGACTGGTTCTGAACTGCATGCAACGCATGAGCGGCATTGCTACCCTTACCAATCAATACGTACAGCGCCTGAGTGGCTATCATACCAAACTGCTGGATACCCGCAAGACAACACCAAATTTCCGTCTATTGGAAAAAGAAGCGGTTAAAATTGGAGGCGGTGTTAATCATAGAATGGGACTGTATGATATGGTGATGCTGAAAGATAACCATATTGATTTTGCAGGTGGCATCACTGCCGCTGTAAACAGAACGGTTGCTTACCTCGAAGAGAACGGATTACCTTTGCAGATAGAAGTGGAAACCCGCAATCTTGATGATGTAAAAGAAGCTCTGACCGTTGGAAAGATACATCGCATTATGCTGGACAATTTTACACCAGCACAATTGCACCAGGCATTATTACTGATAGACGGGAAATATGAAACAGAGGCTTCAGGAGGCATAAACCTGGATACGATCGAAGAGTATGCAAAGACGGGGGTGGATTTCGTATCAGCAGGTGCTGTCATTCACCATGCGGTGAGTCTTGACCTGAGTCTGAAAGCAATTTAA
- a CDS encoding DUF4783 domain-containing protein codes for MKKIMYVLGVVLLAGIVTAFTMSASALNPAAAGPFEDVVSSIKSGDAGSLSRYLDNTVEINISGKSNSYSKSQAEIILKDFFSKNQVKSFELIHQGEGGGGSRFGIGNMGTSGGAYRTSFFLQKKGGSMVLNELRFENK; via the coding sequence ATGAAAAAGATAATGTATGTGCTGGGAGTGGTGCTGTTAGCAGGCATTGTCACTGCATTTACAATGTCAGCGTCGGCATTAAATCCGGCTGCTGCAGGACCTTTTGAAGATGTAGTCAGCTCCATCAAATCGGGCGATGCTGGTTCACTCTCCCGTTATCTTGATAATACTGTTGAAATCAACATCTCAGGTAAATCCAACTCTTATAGCAAGTCACAGGCTGAAATAATATTGAAAGACTTTTTTTCAAAGAATCAGGTTAAGTCCTTCGAACTGATCCATCAGGGAGAAGGCGGTGGAGGATCCCGCTTTGGTATTGGTAATATGGGTACCTCAGGCGGAGCATATCGTACATCCTTTTTCTTACAAAAGAAGGGAGGCTCAATGGTACTCAACGAGCTTCGTTTTGAAAACAAGTAG
- the gpmI gene encoding 2,3-bisphosphoglycerate-independent phosphoglycerate mutase produces the protein MEKKKAMLVIMDGWGQGQVPSADAIANAKTPFVSSLYSKYPHSTLVTCGEQVGLPDGQMGNSEVGHLNLGAGRIVYQELQRINVAIRTGELASNAVLQETFNYAKDNDKALHLIGLVSDGGVHSHITHLKALTRIAKEKGLTKVYIHAFTDGRDTDPKGGLGYFSDLLPHLAQTTGQVASITGRYYAMDRDKRWERVKLAYDALVNGTGTPATDVLAAVKASYEAGVTDEFIKPVIITDAAGKPVTTIQEGDAVLCFNFRTDRCREITQVLTQQAFPDFDMKPLNLFYTTMTEYDKTYKGVHVIFENDNLTNTLGEVLEQNNRTQIRIAETEKYPHVSFFFSGGREKEFKGERRLIVSSPKVATYDLQPEMSAFEVTDTIVAEINQKSADFIALNFANADMVGHTGIWEAAIKAVETVDTCVSKVVAAALANDYTVFLTADHGNADFMVNGDGTPNTAHTLNLVPYFIISNDFKGEVKPGKLGDVAPTILTLMGLPIPKEMSGNVLV, from the coding sequence ATGGAAAAGAAAAAAGCCATGCTCGTTATCATGGATGGATGGGGACAAGGACAGGTTCCTTCCGCTGACGCAATAGCAAATGCCAAGACACCTTTCGTGAGCAGTCTTTATTCAAAGTACCCACACAGTACGCTTGTGACTTGTGGCGAACAGGTAGGCTTACCAGACGGACAAATGGGTAACTCAGAAGTAGGCCACCTGAACCTTGGCGCTGGCCGCATTGTATACCAGGAACTCCAGCGTATCAATGTAGCTATCCGCACTGGAGAACTGGCATCAAACGCTGTGTTGCAGGAAACTTTCAACTACGCTAAAGACAACGATAAAGCTCTTCACCTGATTGGTCTGGTGAGCGACGGTGGTGTACACTCACACATTACACACCTGAAAGCCCTTACCCGGATTGCAAAGGAAAAAGGTCTGACCAAAGTATATATCCACGCCTTTACTGATGGCCGCGATACAGATCCTAAAGGTGGCCTCGGCTACTTCTCTGACCTGCTGCCTCACCTGGCACAAACTACCGGTCAGGTAGCCAGCATCACCGGTCGCTACTACGCTATGGACCGCGATAAACGCTGGGAACGCGTAAAACTGGCTTACGATGCCCTGGTAAATGGTACAGGTACCCCTGCTACCGATGTACTGGCAGCTGTAAAAGCTTCTTACGAAGCGGGTGTAACTGATGAATTTATCAAACCAGTGATCATCACTGACGCTGCCGGTAAACCAGTGACCACCATCCAGGAAGGGGATGCCGTTCTTTGCTTCAACTTCCGTACTGACCGTTGCCGCGAAATCACCCAGGTGCTCACTCAACAGGCTTTCCCTGATTTCGATATGAAACCATTGAACCTGTTCTACACTACCATGACTGAGTATGATAAAACATACAAAGGCGTGCACGTGATCTTTGAAAACGATAACCTGACCAATACCCTGGGTGAAGTGCTGGAACAAAACAACCGCACCCAGATCCGTATTGCAGAAACTGAAAAATACCCACACGTATCTTTCTTCTTCTCCGGTGGCCGCGAAAAAGAATTCAAAGGCGAACGCCGTCTGATCGTATCTTCTCCTAAAGTAGCTACTTACGACCTGCAACCAGAAATGAGCGCATTCGAAGTAACCGATACCATCGTAGCTGAAATCAACCAGAAATCAGCTGACTTCATCGCCCTCAATTTCGCTAATGCTGACATGGTGGGTCATACCGGTATCTGGGAAGCCGCTATCAAAGCAGTAGAAACTGTAGATACCTGCGTAAGCAAAGTAGTTGCAGCTGCGCTGGCAAACGATTATACCGTGTTCCTGACTGCCGACCACGGAAATGCTGACTTCATGGTAAACGGCGACGGTACACCAAATACCGCTCACACCCTGAACCTGGTACCTTACTTCATCATCAGCAATGATTTCAAAGGTGAAGTAAAACCTGGTAAACTAGGTGACGTAGCACCTACCATCCTGACACTGATGGGATTACCTATCCCTAAGGAAATGAGTGGTAATGTCCTTGTTTAA
- the uvrC gene encoding excinuclease ABC subunit UvrC, with the protein MTAAEFSQISHTIPLQPGIYKYYNEGGELLYVGKAKSLRKRVSSYFAKNHDSFKTRKLVEHIHHIEFTIVGSEQDAFLLENSLIKQFQPKFNINLKDDKTYPYLVIKHEPFPRVLFTRNVIKDGSEYLGPYTSVWRVKELMEVIRYNIPLRTCTLNLSPQNIAKGKYKVCLEYHLGNCKGPCEGLQTEDDYREGLSQIKNILKGNLSPILQLFRTQMQEHAMNMEFEKAEIMRKKIEKLQDYQSKSTIVNTKVGHVDVFSIISEGNHAYVNYLRVLNGTIADTKTVTLEKKLEEENEEVLAYAINYLRDAFKSVTKEIIVPIEIEYPEENVIVTVPKGGDKKKLLELSEKNVNYFKEELHRKKILHLEGKSDMEKKKVLYQLQADLELIDLPTHIECFDNSNFQGAYPVSACVVFKDGVASKKDYRHFNVKTVEGINDFASMKEVVFRRYSRLLAEQQPLPQLVIIDGGKGQLGSAMESIRALDLVGSMTVVGLAKNEEEIFFPGDKDSIKLPYDSESLKLIRRVRDEVHRFGITFHRNKRSKGTFKNELEGIKGIGENTATQLLKTFRSVAKIKLLTEDDLVKEVGAAKAKLIYTYFHP; encoded by the coding sequence ATGACAGCAGCGGAGTTTTCACAGATATCACATACCATTCCCCTTCAACCCGGTATTTACAAATACTATAATGAAGGCGGCGAGCTCCTGTACGTGGGCAAAGCGAAAAGCCTGCGGAAACGGGTGAGTTCTTATTTTGCAAAGAATCACGACAGCTTTAAGACCAGGAAACTGGTCGAACATATTCATCATATTGAGTTTACCATCGTTGGCTCCGAACAGGATGCTTTCCTGCTGGAAAACTCATTGATTAAACAATTCCAGCCTAAGTTCAATATCAACCTCAAGGACGATAAAACTTATCCTTATCTCGTGATCAAACATGAGCCCTTTCCAAGGGTGCTGTTTACCCGGAATGTGATTAAGGATGGATCGGAATACCTGGGGCCTTATACCTCCGTGTGGAGAGTAAAAGAACTGATGGAAGTGATCAGGTACAACATTCCATTACGTACCTGCACATTGAACCTTTCTCCACAGAATATTGCAAAGGGTAAATACAAAGTATGTCTTGAATATCACCTGGGCAACTGTAAAGGGCCTTGCGAAGGTTTGCAGACGGAAGACGATTACAGAGAAGGCTTATCGCAGATAAAGAACATACTAAAAGGTAACCTGTCTCCAATATTGCAACTGTTCCGCACCCAGATGCAGGAGCATGCCATGAACATGGAATTTGAGAAGGCGGAGATCATGAGAAAGAAGATTGAAAAACTACAGGATTATCAATCCAAATCCACCATTGTAAATACAAAGGTGGGCCATGTAGATGTCTTCTCTATCATCAGTGAAGGCAACCATGCATATGTGAATTATCTGCGTGTGTTGAACGGAACAATTGCTGATACAAAAACAGTGACACTGGAGAAGAAACTGGAAGAAGAAAATGAGGAAGTGTTGGCGTATGCAATCAACTATCTGAGAGATGCTTTCAAAAGTGTAACAAAAGAGATCATTGTACCCATTGAAATAGAATATCCTGAAGAAAATGTAATAGTCACTGTACCGAAAGGAGGGGATAAGAAGAAACTACTGGAACTCTCTGAGAAGAATGTTAATTACTTCAAAGAAGAGTTGCATCGTAAAAAGATCCTGCACCTGGAAGGCAAGAGTGACATGGAGAAGAAAAAGGTGTTGTATCAGTTGCAGGCAGATCTTGAACTGATTGATTTACCCACGCATATTGAGTGTTTCGATAACTCGAACTTTCAGGGTGCATATCCGGTATCTGCCTGTGTGGTATTCAAAGATGGAGTAGCGTCTAAAAAAGACTATCGTCATTTTAATGTGAAGACAGTAGAAGGGATCAATGACTTTGCTTCGATGAAGGAGGTGGTATTTCGCCGTTATAGCCGTTTATTGGCAGAGCAGCAGCCATTGCCACAGCTGGTGATCATAGATGGTGGTAAGGGACAATTAGGGTCAGCGATGGAAAGTATCAGGGCATTAGACCTGGTGGGTAGTATGACGGTAGTGGGGCTGGCTAAAAATGAAGAAGAGATTTTCTTCCCGGGCGATAAGGATAGTATCAAATTGCCTTATGATAGTGAGAGCCTGAAACTGATAAGAAGAGTACGTGATGAGGTGCATAGATTTGGTATTACTTTCCACAGGAATAAGCGAAGTAAAGGAACCTTTAAAAATGAGCTGGAAGGAATAAAGGGGATAGGGGAGAACACGGCAACGCAGTTGTTGAAAACGTTCAGGTCAGTGGCAAAGATTAAGTTGCTGACGGAGGATGATCTGGTGAAGGAAGTAGGGGCGGCGAAAGCGAAATTGATTTATACGTATTTCCATCCATAA